A stretch of Rhizobium sp. TH2 DNA encodes these proteins:
- a CDS encoding dihydrodipicolinate synthase family protein — protein sequence MKLSGVMPALVTPFDTNNKIDFKAFEKLLVHLREAGVTGWVPNGSTGEYFSQSTEERREVLQFVKDFAKPGETLIAGTNAPATREVIEQTEMAKEIGYDTVLLAPPFYTRPTQDELARHYEAVLGAVDVDLVLYSYPAKDGSDIGFELLDRFADNPRVIGIKESSGVLQRAIDIASRYDGRIQLVSGSDDIALDFMFWGAESWICGPSNCMAKACCDLDRAYRAGDLDKSRGMMKALYRAMNILESGKFVQKIKYGCELQGMSLGECRAPLGPLTDDEKAEFRAAMEPIINWH from the coding sequence ATGAAACTTTCCGGCGTCATGCCCGCTCTCGTCACCCCGTTCGACACCAACAACAAGATCGACTTCAAGGCCTTCGAGAAGCTGCTCGTCCATCTGCGCGAAGCGGGGGTCACGGGCTGGGTTCCGAATGGCTCGACAGGGGAATATTTCAGCCAGTCGACCGAGGAGCGTCGTGAGGTTCTCCAGTTCGTCAAGGATTTCGCCAAGCCGGGCGAAACTTTGATCGCCGGGACCAATGCGCCTGCGACCCGGGAGGTGATCGAGCAGACCGAGATGGCCAAGGAAATCGGCTACGACACGGTTCTCCTCGCGCCGCCCTTCTACACGCGTCCGACCCAGGACGAACTCGCCAGGCACTACGAAGCCGTTCTCGGCGCGGTCGATGTCGATCTCGTTCTCTATAGCTATCCTGCCAAGGACGGCTCCGACATCGGCTTTGAGCTGCTGGACCGTTTCGCCGACAATCCCCGCGTCATCGGGATCAAGGAAAGCTCGGGCGTTCTGCAGCGCGCCATCGACATCGCCAGCCGCTATGACGGACGCATCCAACTCGTGAGCGGCTCGGACGACATCGCGCTCGACTTCATGTTCTGGGGTGCGGAATCGTGGATTTGCGGACCGTCGAACTGCATGGCGAAGGCCTGCTGCGATCTTGATCGCGCTTACCGGGCGGGTGACCTCGACAAGTCGCGCGGCATGATGAAGGCCCTCTATCGGGCGATGAACATCCTGGAAAGCGGGAAGTTCGTCCAGAAGATCAAGTATGGCTGCGAGCTGCAGGGCATGTCGCTTGGCGAATGCCGCGCGCCGCTCGGTCCTTTGACCGACGACGAGAAGGCGGAATTCAGGGCGGCCATGGAGCCGATCATCAACTGGCATTGA
- a CDS encoding amino acid ABC transporter permease: MDYSFDFASVFRNFDPLWQGLWVTVQLTLAANIVGLTLGFGLALLVMSRWAVIRIPVMLFIEFFRCTPAIIQIVWFFYCVPMLFDVFLGSMTMGIMALGLNLAAFNAEAYRASIQAVPREQLDAGVALGLNPLQRIAYIVLPTAVRNSIPVLLTNGIGTFQQSALVAIVAVQDLMYQGKTLATLTYRPIETFTIIALIYFAVSFPVSQIVGYLERRREVLAS; this comes from the coding sequence ATGGATTACAGCTTCGACTTCGCGTCCGTCTTCCGAAACTTCGACCCGCTCTGGCAAGGCCTTTGGGTAACGGTGCAGCTCACGCTTGCGGCCAACATCGTCGGGCTCACCCTCGGCTTCGGACTTGCGTTGCTGGTGATGAGCCGTTGGGCGGTCATCCGCATACCGGTCATGCTGTTCATTGAGTTCTTCCGCTGCACGCCCGCCATAATCCAGATCGTCTGGTTCTTCTACTGCGTCCCGATGCTGTTCGATGTGTTCCTCGGCTCGATGACGATGGGGATCATGGCGTTGGGGTTGAACCTCGCGGCATTCAACGCCGAGGCGTATAGGGCGTCCATCCAGGCGGTGCCGCGGGAGCAACTCGATGCGGGGGTCGCGCTCGGTCTCAATCCTCTTCAGCGGATCGCCTACATCGTCCTGCCGACCGCCGTCCGCAATTCGATCCCCGTCCTGTTGACCAATGGCATCGGCACTTTCCAGCAGAGCGCCCTTGTCGCCATCGTCGCGGTCCAGGACCTGATGTACCAGGGCAAGACGCTCGCCACCCTGACCTATCGCCCGATCGAGACCTTCACGATCATCGCACTCATCTACTTCGCCGTTTCGTTCCCGGTATCCCAGATCGTCGGATATCTCGAGCGTCGCCGCGAAGTGCTGGCAAGCTGA
- a CDS encoding amino acid ABC transporter permease: MMTYDFAVVLKFQHALLLGLWMTIKLTLICVVIGCALGFVVALARTSKNPLLRGVSSVYVEFFRGTPVLIQLFWIFFCLPLLLGVELSNLTSGVIALSLYMGAITSETFRSSLKSVGREQLDACVALGLSPWTRTTSVILPQAVLRAAPTLLSNVVSLFKESALVSAVGMADLMFVGQNISNNTARPVEVLTVVALIYFVIAFPLTRAVTVLEQRILKRLAV; encoded by the coding sequence ATCATGACCTACGATTTCGCTGTCGTCCTCAAGTTCCAGCACGCACTGCTTCTCGGTCTCTGGATGACGATCAAGCTGACCCTCATCTGCGTCGTCATCGGATGCGCGCTCGGCTTCGTGGTGGCGCTCGCCAGGACCTCGAAGAACCCGCTGCTGCGTGGAGTCTCAAGCGTCTATGTCGAGTTCTTCCGTGGCACGCCCGTCCTGATCCAGCTCTTTTGGATTTTCTTCTGCCTGCCCCTGCTGCTCGGCGTCGAACTGTCGAATCTGACATCGGGCGTCATCGCGCTTTCACTCTACATGGGCGCGATCACATCCGAGACCTTCCGGTCGTCTCTGAAGTCCGTCGGCCGTGAGCAGCTCGATGCCTGTGTCGCCCTCGGACTGTCGCCATGGACGCGGACGACGAGCGTGATCCTGCCGCAGGCGGTGCTCCGCGCAGCGCCGACGCTGCTGTCGAATGTGGTCTCGCTGTTCAAGGAGTCCGCGCTCGTCTCGGCCGTCGGCATGGCCGACCTCATGTTCGTCGGCCAGAACATTTCGAACAACACCGCGAGGCCGGTCGAGGTCCTCACCGTGGTGGCGCTGATCTACTTCGTGATCGCCTTCCCCCTGACCCGCGCCGTCACCGTTCTGGAACAACGAATTCTCAAGCGGCTTGCCGTCTAA